Proteins from one Pseudodesulfovibrio sp. JC047 genomic window:
- the prfB gene encoding peptide chain release factor 2 (programmed frameshift) has translation MLEYPELKAASHDLLDQFTTLWGRLDFAQTKERLDAIEKELSKPGAWDKPEALTPVLKEKSQLSTKLDMYEKLAEAKEDLEAWLELAQESPEEESLAALNSQVLLLKERLAGTELATMFAFEHDKSNAILEIHPGAGGVESQDWAEMLLRMYNRYAERKGFKVSQLDFQAGEEAGVKSVTLQIEGLFAYGLLKGEAGVHRLIRISPFDSSGRRHTSFASVDVYPDLDDDIEIDVKDEDLRVDTFRSSGPGGQSVNKTSSAVRITHIPTGIVAQCQNEKSQHRNKATALRLLKARLYEQELQKIEESRRQDYQAKEAIAWGSQIRTYTLQPYRLVKDHRSNSESGNVDAFLDGDLDEMIRNHLLYIHAQGKKD, from the exons ATGTTAGAATATCCCGAACTTAAAGCAGCTTCTCACGATCTTTTGGATCAATTTACAACACTTTGGGGGCGACTT GACTTTGCCCAGACCAAAGAACGGCTTGATGCCATAGAAAAAGAACTCTCCAAGCCCGGGGCCTGGGACAAGCCGGAAGCCCTCACACCTGTTCTCAAAGAAAAAAGTCAACTATCCACCAAGCTTGACATGTACGAAAAGTTGGCCGAGGCCAAAGAAGATCTTGAAGCATGGCTTGAATTGGCACAGGAATCCCCTGAGGAAGAATCGCTGGCCGCTTTGAACAGTCAGGTTCTTCTCCTGAAAGAACGACTGGCCGGGACGGAACTGGCGACCATGTTCGCTTTTGAGCATGACAAGAGTAACGCTATTCTTGAAATTCATCCGGGAGCCGGTGGCGTGGAATCCCAGGATTGGGCAGAGATGCTGTTGCGCATGTACAACCGATATGCCGAACGCAAGGGGTTCAAAGTATCCCAGCTTGATTTTCAAGCCGGGGAAGAAGCTGGCGTCAAATCCGTCACATTACAGATCGAAGGGCTGTTTGCCTATGGCCTGCTCAAGGGCGAGGCTGGTGTTCATCGATTGATTCGAATTTCTCCTTTTGATTCATCAGGCAGACGACACACCTCTTTTGCCTCGGTTGACGTGTATCCTGATTTGGATGATGATATTGAAATTGACGTCAAAGATGAAGATTTACGGGTGGATACCTTCCGATCAAGTGGTCCGGGAGGACAATCGGTCAACAAAACCAGTTCGGCTGTCCGCATTACGCATATTCCGACAGGTATCGTGGCCCAATGTCAAAACGAGAAGTCGCAGCATCGGAACAAGGCCACAGCTCTGCGTCTCTTGAAGGCCCGGCTCTACGAACAGGAGTTACAAAAAATCGAAGAAAGTCGCAGGCAGGATTACCAAGCCAAGGAAGCCATTGCCTGGGGAAGTCAGATTCGGACCTATACGCTTCAACCGTATCGTTTGGTCAAAGATCACCGTTCAAACAGCGAAAGCGGCAATGTTGACGCTTTCTTGGATGGAGATTTGGACGAAATGATCCGAAACCACCTATTGTATATTCATGCCCAAGGAAAAAAAGATTAA